In one Amia ocellicauda isolate fAmiCal2 chromosome 2, fAmiCal2.hap1, whole genome shotgun sequence genomic region, the following are encoded:
- the sec22c gene encoding vesicle-trafficking protein SEC22c: MSLILFAFVVRVRDGLPLSASTDFEHNKELQERKQQLKTISKALTLFPERGTVKGHELNIYFLSSEGVSYMTICSSRFPAAMAFSFLEDLRWEFTALFDNTTIALASRPYPFLEFDSIIQKMKHHYSNSSSPSLTLSLADIQEDLRTRPPKVLNLEEMVPTNGLTNGHAEPVSGSVQSQRLEPVKASGILSLVLNIMCAALNLIRGVHLIEYTFQDDNEGIWNVLAFLFAFACCLCQCNLYLFHTSSKKLKSFVALSFIFLCNIFLYGLRNIWQVIFHVAVASLSTHLTLTRKLQDKLNDCGV, translated from the exons ATGTCACTGATCCTGTTTGCCTTCGTGGTGCGGGTTAGGGATGGACTCCCGCTGTCGGCTTCAACGGATTTCGAACACAACAAGGAACTGCAAGAGCGGAAACAACAGCTAAAGACAATATCTAAAGCTCTGACATTGTTTCCAGAAAGAGGGACAGTGAAAGGCCATGAACTTAACATATA CTTCCTCTCTTCAGAAGGTGTATCCTACATGACAATTTGCTCCAGTAGGTTCCCTGCTGCCATGGCCTTTAGCTTCTTAGAGGACCTGAGATGGGAGTTCACAGCATTATTTGACAATACCACAATTGCACTGGCATCCAGACCATATCCATTTCTTGAATTTG ACAGTATTATTCAGAAGATGAAGCATCAttacagcaacagcagctccccGTCTCTCACCCTGAGCCTGGCGGACATTCAGGAGGACCTCCGGACGAGACCCCCCAAAGTGCTCAACCTGGAGGAGATGGTGCCGACCAACGGGCTGACCAATGGGCACGCAGAGCCCGTGTCAGGGTCTG TGCAAAGTCAAAGACTGGAGCCTGTGAAGGCCTCTGGGATCCTGTCCCTGGTTCTCAACATCATGTGTGCCGCTCTGAACCTCATCCGTGGAGTTCATCTCATCGAATACACGTTTCAG GATGACAATGAAGGAATATGGAATGTATTGGCATTTCTATTCGCTTTTGCCTGCTGTCTTTGTCAG TGCAACCTGTATTTATTCCACACATCATCGAAGAAGCTGAAGTCCTTCGTCGCcctgagttttatttttctatgcaACATCTTTTTGTACGGACTGAGGAATATCTGGCAAGTGATCTTCCACGTGGCCGTGGCGTCCCTCTCCACACACCTGACTCTGACACGCAAACTGCAAGACAAGCTGAATGACTGTGGAGTCTGA